From Bacteroidota bacterium, the proteins below share one genomic window:
- a CDS encoding T9SS type A sorting domain-containing protein has product MKRTITLLSFLLLVLAIPSKAQWTAMGSGLNGRIRSLVVYNNQVYAGGTFTGHVAVWNGSTWSTAGDGLGTAATDSVNSLCVHGGVLYAGGVFTASGTGTTVKYIAKLNTGTNKWEQVGSQINNFVRGLYSDGTDLYAGGAFTTPSSTVSRIAKLSGGTWVQVGDPSALTGFVNTIVKFNGSLYIGGGFAGLVAKLNGSTWTTISGVTGTEVNALAVFGNRIYIGGNFNQYLVTYNGSSIGTAFNTVNGRVWSLLALPTRIFAGGSFTSSPSTGASLPHFLLYDGASPFTALGSGFNGDVYAFTNFNGKIVAGGGFTTAGGVSATNVAISAQTIDVPETDAVVAHAFYPNPMMDRSVFELETRETLVQPAVQIYDASGRLVRSLETDMEINGNQLRVIVLRDQLTAGYYLLSVSDNGRPVYAERFLVR; this is encoded by the coding sequence ATGAAAAGAACCATTACGTTACTTTCTTTCCTCCTCCTGGTCCTGGCGATCCCATCCAAGGCGCAATGGACCGCTATGGGCAGTGGATTAAACGGCCGCATCCGCTCGCTGGTCGTGTACAATAACCAGGTTTATGCCGGTGGCACCTTCACGGGTCACGTTGCGGTCTGGAATGGCTCCACCTGGTCTACGGCTGGCGATGGCCTGGGCACTGCGGCTACCGATTCGGTCAACAGCCTTTGCGTTCACGGTGGTGTACTCTATGCAGGTGGTGTTTTCACTGCATCGGGAACGGGCACTACGGTCAAATACATCGCGAAGTTGAATACCGGCACCAACAAATGGGAACAAGTCGGTTCGCAGATCAACAATTTTGTACGTGGACTCTACAGTGACGGCACGGACCTGTATGCAGGCGGCGCCTTCACGACTCCTTCGTCGACGGTATCTCGTATCGCCAAGTTAAGCGGCGGCACCTGGGTACAGGTCGGCGATCCGAGCGCCTTGACGGGTTTTGTGAATACCATCGTCAAGTTCAATGGTTCGCTATACATCGGCGGTGGTTTTGCCGGTTTGGTCGCAAAGCTGAACGGCAGCACCTGGACCACCATTTCCGGCGTTACCGGAACGGAAGTCAATGCACTGGCAGTATTTGGCAACCGCATTTACATCGGTGGTAATTTCAACCAGTACCTCGTAACCTATAACGGTTCCAGCATCGGCACCGCATTCAACACCGTCAACGGTCGTGTCTGGTCGCTGCTCGCCCTCCCGACGCGGATCTTCGCTGGAGGCTCCTTCACTTCCTCCCCTTCTACCGGTGCTTCACTTCCGCACTTCCTCTTGTATGATGGCGCCAGCCCGTTCACTGCCTTAGGCAGTGGATTCAACGGAGATGTGTATGCCTTCACGAATTTCAATGGAAAGATCGTAGCAGGTGGCGGTTTCACGACAGCAGGCGGCGTATCCGCCACCAACGTGGCCATCTCTGCCCAAACGATCGATGTTCCGGAAACCGATGCGGTCGTTGCGCACGCGTTCTATCCGAACCCGATGATGGACCGCTCCGTATTCGAGCTCGAGACGCGTGAAACGCTCGTCCAACCAGCCGTCCAGATCTACGACGCGTCCGGACGCCTGGTCCGCTCTCTGGAAACTGACATGGAGATCAACGGGAACCAGCTTCGGGTGATCGTACTCCGCGACCAACTCACCGCCGGTTACTATTTACTTTCGGTATCGGACAATGGTCGCCCGGTCTATGCCGAGCGATTCCTGGTCAGGTAA
- a CDS encoding cytochrome c, with the protein MHHRTMTAFRYPLLVFYVLALFACNRSEQVESRELTFNDSIAPIIFRNCSPCHRPGSAAPFSLLSYEDVKRHARTIQLTVSNRSMPPWPADPEYTHFREEKWLSDREIEAINAWLGADMPEGDPKDLPAAPVFTAGSAYGKPDLVVSMRAPFPLPGDNKDRFMMMKIPIELPQDTFVRAIEIVPGNRKLAHHINGHLIVYQAGKKRDIQGGKEYVDTEIMDKHSAYQALDLPNDDGSYPLLIPSVTNYLPGVEPVLYPDDIGGYQLRKKTILLLDNIHYGPSPVDTSDLSHFNLFFAPRPSKRPTRDFILGTSGISPIIPPLVIPPDSVTRHTTRYTLPEKISLLSVNPHMHLLGKSFNAYALTPSGDTLRIISIPRWDFRWQYVYTFRKPLVIPAGSTLVAEGEFDNTENNPLNPFHPPQTVSERDGSMRTTDEMFQLIGTFLHYEPGDENRDLSKQ; encoded by the coding sequence ATGCATCATCGAACAATGACCGCTTTCCGCTACCCCCTATTGGTCTTTTACGTCCTGGCGCTGTTTGCCTGCAACCGGTCGGAGCAAGTCGAAAGCCGGGAACTGACCTTCAACGACTCGATCGCACCCATCATCTTCAGGAACTGCAGCCCATGCCATCGTCCGGGCTCCGCCGCTCCATTCAGTCTGCTGTCCTATGAGGATGTGAAGCGTCACGCGCGGACGATCCAGTTGACCGTCAGTAACCGCAGCATGCCGCCCTGGCCGGCTGACCCGGAGTACACACATTTCCGAGAAGAAAAATGGCTGAGCGACCGGGAGATCGAAGCGATCAATGCCTGGCTCGGTGCCGACATGCCGGAAGGAGATCCGAAAGATCTGCCGGCCGCACCGGTATTCACAGCGGGAAGTGCCTATGGAAAGCCCGATCTCGTCGTCAGCATGCGAGCGCCGTTTCCCCTGCCAGGCGATAACAAGGACCGGTTCATGATGATGAAGATCCCGATCGAATTACCGCAAGACACTTTTGTCCGCGCCATCGAGATCGTTCCGGGTAACAGGAAACTCGCGCACCATATCAACGGTCACCTCATCGTCTACCAGGCGGGTAAAAAACGTGACATCCAAGGAGGAAAGGAATATGTTGATACGGAAATCATGGACAAGCACAGCGCGTACCAGGCGCTGGACCTTCCAAACGACGATGGATCCTACCCCCTGCTGATCCCGTCCGTCACGAATTACCTGCCCGGCGTTGAGCCGGTATTGTATCCTGATGACATCGGGGGATATCAACTGAGGAAAAAGACCATCCTGCTACTCGACAACATCCACTACGGTCCCAGTCCCGTCGACACGAGCGACCTCAGTCACTTCAACCTGTTCTTCGCCCCGCGGCCTTCGAAGCGTCCAACACGTGATTTCATCCTGGGCACCAGCGGAATATCCCCCATCATCCCGCCACTCGTCATTCCACCCGATTCGGTTACCCGTCACACGACGCGGTATACGCTACCTGAAAAGATCTCCCTCTTATCCGTAAACCCGCACATGCACCTGCTGGGGAAATCGTTCAATGCCTACGCGCTGACCCCAAGCGGCGACACGCTACGCATCATCTCGATTCCACGTTGGGACTTCCGGTGGCAATATGTTTACACCTTCAGGAAACCCCTCGTAATTCCGGCCGGCAGCACCCTGGTTGCCGAAGGCGAATTCGACAATACGGAAAATAATCCGCTCAACCCATTCCACCCACCGCAGACAGTATCGGAACGCGACGGCAGCATGCGGACGACCGATGAGATGTTCCAACTGATCGGAACATTCTTACACTACGAACCGGGCGACGAGAACCGGGATCTTTCGAAACAATGA
- a CDS encoding sensor histidine kinase, giving the protein MLVVFVITFVTTFLIFSYLLEVFIYRKIKLIYKTISTFKDSKEKALERVDLDADILGNVSKEVMGWEKDRTEEIEQLKRQELFRREFLGNVSHELKTPLFNIQGYIHTLLEGGINDPEVNLHYLQRASKSADRLCLIVEDLEAISKLESGELVLDQRTFDLHELCKDAIDSLEMRARERNIRLGFKEGSDRPVYVYADKDRIRQVLVNLLVNSIKYGRDGGSTLFGFYDMDENILVEVTDTGIGIEPQHLPRVFERFYRVDKSRSREQGGTGLGLAIVKHILEAHKQVINVRSTYGIGTTFTFTLKKAR; this is encoded by the coding sequence ATGTTGGTGGTATTTGTCATCACCTTTGTCACCACCTTTCTGATCTTCTCCTATTTATTGGAGGTATTCATTTATCGAAAGATCAAACTGATCTATAAGACGATCAGTACATTCAAAGACAGTAAGGAAAAGGCGCTCGAGCGCGTCGATCTGGACGCCGATATCCTTGGGAATGTCAGCAAGGAAGTGATGGGCTGGGAGAAGGACCGTACCGAAGAGATCGAGCAACTGAAACGACAGGAACTTTTTCGACGGGAATTTTTGGGGAACGTCTCGCACGAGCTCAAGACACCGCTCTTCAACATCCAGGGATACATCCATACGCTGTTGGAAGGTGGAATCAACGATCCGGAAGTCAACCTGCACTATCTGCAACGCGCCAGCAAATCAGCGGATCGCTTGTGTCTGATCGTGGAGGATCTGGAAGCCATATCCAAACTCGAAAGTGGTGAACTGGTGCTGGACCAGCGGACCTTCGATCTGCACGAGTTGTGCAAGGATGCCATCGACTCGCTGGAAATGCGTGCGCGGGAACGGAACATCCGCCTTGGTTTCAAAGAAGGCAGCGACCGACCGGTCTATGTCTACGCGGATAAGGACAGGATACGTCAGGTGCTGGTCAACCTGCTGGTCAACTCGATCAAGTACGGCCGGGACGGAGGGAGTACCCTGTTCGGATTTTACGACATGGACGAGAACATCCTGGTCGAAGTGACCGATACCGGCATCGGGATTGAACCGCAACATTTGCCACGGGTGTTTGAACGATTCTACCGGGTGGATAAAAGCAGATCCAGGGAGCAGGGCGGGACGGGCCTGGGATTGGCCATTGTCAAGCATATCCTGGAAGCGCACAAGCAGGTCATTAATGTCCGGAGTACCTATGGTATCGGAACGACCTTTACGTTTACGCTCAAAAAGGCGCGCTGA
- a CDS encoding GIY-YIG nuclease family protein: MPSDSWSGNTCRKRHNNEKAHRPVCLFIYKGGHFRIFGLLKTVRYAILDIETTGGNANTDRITEIAIYLHDGERVVDEFVSLINPERRIPPFISRLTGIDDSMVAEAPRFFEVAKDIVKMTEGAVVVAHNAQFDYSFIREEYRSLGFTFSRDYLCTVRLSRKLLPGHRSYSLGNLCERLGITIENRHRAAGDALATVRLFEMLIANDRNGDILKSVKNDYLHLRFPPNIDRSLLDKLPESPGVYYLHNEDGSILYVGKSNNIRKRVLSHFVNKQNRKALELRNAIHDVTFTETGNELIALLLESDEIKKLQPRFNRAQRRTFFRFGIISETTEAGYFRLKPARVNAKDEPLVVCGSAEEARTMLERLCRKFQLCQKLCGLYDIQHACFQHSIGQCNGACVGKESAEAYNERVESAIASLRLQHPNFFLFGRGRTTGERSVVHVENGRYRGFGYADEGTGQLLDDLRSVITLRDDNRDIQRILRQQLMNTLPRNLLIYQDELRYE; the protein is encoded by the coding sequence ATGCCGAGCGATTCCTGGTCAGGTAATACCTGCCGTAAACGGCACAACAATGAAAAAGCACACCGCCCGGTGTGCCTTTTCATTTACAAGGGCGGCCACTTTCGTATCTTCGGGCTGCTGAAGACCGTGCGCTACGCCATTTTAGATATTGAAACGACCGGTGGAAACGCCAACACCGACCGGATTACAGAGATCGCCATCTACCTGCACGACGGTGAACGCGTCGTGGATGAATTCGTTTCCCTGATCAATCCAGAGCGAAGGATTCCTCCTTTCATCTCCCGATTGACCGGCATCGACGATTCGATGGTCGCGGAAGCGCCACGCTTTTTCGAAGTGGCGAAGGATATCGTGAAAATGACGGAAGGCGCGGTAGTGGTTGCCCACAACGCCCAATTCGATTATTCCTTTATCCGGGAAGAGTACCGCTCGCTGGGCTTCACCTTTTCCCGTGATTACCTCTGTACGGTCCGGCTGAGCAGAAAACTGTTGCCCGGACACCGCAGCTACAGCCTGGGCAACCTCTGCGAGCGACTCGGCATCACGATTGAAAACCGTCACCGCGCCGCCGGGGATGCCCTCGCCACCGTCCGGCTCTTTGAAATGCTCATCGCGAATGACCGGAACGGCGACATTCTCAAATCGGTCAAGAACGATTACCTGCACCTGCGCTTCCCTCCCAACATCGACCGCAGCCTGTTGGACAAATTGCCGGAATCACCCGGCGTCTATTACCTCCACAACGAAGACGGGTCGATCCTGTACGTCGGGAAGAGTAACAACATTCGGAAGCGAGTCCTCTCCCATTTCGTGAACAAGCAGAACCGGAAAGCCCTTGAATTGCGTAACGCCATCCACGATGTGACCTTCACCGAAACGGGCAACGAACTGATCGCGCTCCTGTTGGAATCCGATGAGATCAAAAAGCTGCAACCGCGTTTCAATCGTGCCCAACGACGGACCTTTTTCCGTTTCGGCATCATCAGCGAAACAACGGAGGCCGGCTACTTTCGGCTGAAGCCGGCACGCGTCAATGCGAAGGACGAGCCCCTGGTGGTTTGCGGATCGGCGGAAGAAGCGCGCACCATGTTGGAACGGCTTTGCCGGAAGTTCCAGCTTTGCCAGAAACTCTGCGGCTTGTACGATATCCAACACGCCTGCTTCCAGCACAGCATCGGTCAATGCAACGGCGCCTGTGTAGGAAAAGAATCGGCCGAGGCATACAATGAACGGGTCGAATCCGCCATCGCGAGCCTTCGCCTGCAACATCCTAACTTTTTCCTGTTTGGCCGGGGAAGAACAACCGGCGAGCGTTCGGTGGTGCATGTGGAGAACGGTCGGTACCGCGGCTTCGGCTACGCGGATGAAGGGACGGGGCAGCTACTCGACGACCTTCGATCCGTCATCACCCTGCGCGACGACAACCGGGACATCCAACGGATCCTTCGGCAACAACTGATGAACACCTTGCCCAGAAATCTCCTGATCTATCAGGACGAATTGAGGTACGAATGA
- a CDS encoding response regulator transcription factor has product MSDHRYKILLVDDEPDILEFMEYNLKKENYTVFKAGNGRDAIRIAKTERPDLIILDIMMPEMDGIETCRTLREMPEFRKTMIAFLTARNEDYSQIAGFDVGADDYITKPIKPRVLISRIGALFRRYDPTGASSDAKAQVLTIGDLQIDREQYLIQKGGEKIELPRKEFELLALLASKPGKVFTREEILERVWGNDVIVGDRTIDVHVRKLREKLGEELIRTVKGIGYKFDF; this is encoded by the coding sequence ATGAGCGATCATCGGTATAAGATCCTGTTGGTAGACGACGAACCGGACATTCTCGAATTCATGGAATACAACCTGAAAAAAGAGAATTACACGGTCTTTAAGGCGGGAAACGGGCGGGATGCCATTCGGATCGCCAAAACGGAACGTCCCGACCTGATCATTCTCGATATCATGATGCCGGAAATGGATGGCATCGAGACTTGCCGGACGCTCCGGGAAATGCCGGAGTTCCGGAAGACCATGATCGCGTTCCTGACGGCGCGTAACGAAGATTATTCCCAGATCGCAGGCTTTGATGTAGGAGCCGATGATTATATCACCAAGCCGATCAAGCCGCGGGTGTTGATTAGCAGGATCGGCGCGTTGTTTCGTCGTTACGATCCTACCGGCGCGTCTTCGGATGCTAAGGCCCAGGTGTTGACGATTGGCGACCTGCAGATCGATCGCGAACAATACCTCATCCAAAAAGGCGGAGAAAAGATCGAGCTGCCCAGGAAGGAATTCGAATTGCTCGCCTTACTGGCTTCCAAGCCTGGGAAGGTGTTTACGCGCGAAGAGATCTTGGAACGTGTGTGGGGTAATGACGTGATCGTAGGTGACCGGACGATCGACGTTCATGTGCGCAAATTGCGGGAGAAGCTTGGCGAAGAACTGATCCGAACCGTCAAAGGGATTGGCTACAAATTTGATTTCTGA
- a CDS encoding GNAT family N-acetyltransferase has translation MSQLLPFTPHLVSPEDSTNWERYLGLRYSILRKPWGQSRQSTTDPGEDRSLHLLIVDHDQEAVACGRLEIIDASQAKIRSMAVREDAQAQGWGRIIIEHLEALAVERGLKELILDAREPVVGFYLKLGYRDLGPSYLLFGLIPHRKMGKQLYQV, from the coding sequence ATGAGCCAGCTACTTCCCTTTACTCCACACCTCGTCAGTCCTGAGGATTCCACCAACTGGGAAAGGTATCTCGGTTTGCGTTATTCGATCTTGCGAAAACCCTGGGGACAATCACGCCAATCCACCACCGATCCGGGAGAAGACCGTTCGCTTCATTTGCTGATAGTCGACCATGATCAAGAAGCCGTAGCGTGCGGAAGACTGGAAATCATCGATGCGTCGCAGGCGAAGATCCGGTCCATGGCTGTGCGGGAGGATGCGCAAGCTCAGGGATGGGGACGGATCATCATCGAACACCTGGAAGCCCTGGCTGTTGAACGTGGATTAAAAGAACTGATACTGGATGCCCGCGAACCGGTGGTAGGATTTTATCTCAAGTTGGGATACCGGGATCTCGGACCATCCTATCTCCTCTTCGGCCTGATACCACACCGGAAGATGGGGAAGCAACTATACCAAGTCTAA
- a CDS encoding redoxin domain-containing protein, translating into MRLLLIIGLWLPIWASAQSVFPLSLSDLKDHPATYRPAQDAKGVAIVFLLPDCPSCQSYSKTLNDLYREFQPQGLEVIGVFPGKYASFSEVEVFRSDFRIAFPLFVDKDQGQVRKVGAAVAPEVFLFDRQGHSVYSGRIDDWMVAPGKKRLQIRNHELRDAMKALSEGRKVRVPRTIPIGCIIEQ; encoded by the coding sequence ATGAGATTGTTGTTGATCATCGGTCTATGGCTTCCGATTTGGGCTTCGGCACAGTCGGTGTTTCCTTTGTCGCTTTCCGATCTGAAGGATCATCCTGCCACTTACCGACCCGCACAGGATGCTAAAGGCGTAGCTATTGTATTTTTATTACCCGATTGCCCGTCGTGCCAGTCGTACAGCAAAACACTGAACGATCTCTATCGCGAGTTTCAGCCGCAGGGACTTGAAGTGATCGGTGTATTCCCCGGCAAGTACGCCTCCTTTTCCGAAGTGGAAGTATTCAGAAGCGACTTCCGGATCGCATTTCCCCTCTTCGTTGACAAGGACCAGGGGCAAGTGAGAAAGGTCGGAGCTGCCGTCGCGCCGGAAGTATTCTTGTTCGATCGTCAGGGTCATTCCGTCTATTCGGGAAGGATCGACGACTGGATGGTCGCACCCGGGAAAAAACGACTGCAGATCCGAAATCACGAACTCCGGGACGCCATGAAAGCGCTCAGTGAAGGAAGAAAAGTCAGGGTACCACGCACGATTCCCATCGGATGCATCATCGAACAATGA